A single Pan troglodytes isolate AG18354 chromosome X, NHGRI_mPanTro3-v2.0_pri, whole genome shotgun sequence DNA region contains:
- the DCAF8L2 gene encoding DDB1- and CUL4-associated factor 8-like protein 2, translating into MSHQEGSTDGLPDLGTESLFSSPEEQSGVAAVTAASSDIEMAATELSVTVTGDGSDSRDGGFPNDASTENRSSDQESASEDIELESLEDFEHFLMSGESLFHYPLVGEEETEREEEDEEIQEEGGEEEEEGEEEEEEEEEEEEEEEQPRAGPQGSGGNHEQYSFEEDQALEEWVSSETSALPRPRWQVVTALHQRQLGSRPRFVYEACGARAFVQRFRLQYRLADHVGCVNTVHFNQRGTRLASSGDDLKVIVWDWVRQRPVLNFESGHTNNVFQAKFLPNCGDSTLAMCARDGQVRVAELINASYFNNTKCVAQHRGPAHKLALEPDSPYKFLTSGEDAVVFTIDLRQDRPASKVVVTRENDKKVGLYTITVNPANTYQFAVGGQDQFVRIYDQRRIDKKENNGVLKKFTPHHLVNCDFPTNITCVVYSHDGTELLASYNDDDIYLFNSSHSDGAQYSKRFKGHRNNTTVKGVNFYGPRSEFVVSGSDCGHIFFWEKSSCQIIQFLKGNREGTINCLEPHPYLPVLACSGLDHDVKIWTPTAKAATELTGLKKVIKKNKWERDEDSLHHGSLFDQYMLWFLLRHVTQRGRHQDWRSGEAEFPDEESDESSSTSETSEEEVQDRVQCMPS; encoded by the coding sequence ATGTCCCACCAAGAGGGCAGCACAGATGGCTTACCAGACTTAGGGACTGAAAGCCTGTTCAGCAGCCCAGAGGAGCAGTCTGGAGTAGCAGCGGTGACGGCGGCCTCCTCAGACATTGAAATGGCGGCCACAGAGCTGAGTGTGACAGTGACCGGAGATGGCAGTGATAGCAGGGATGGTGGATTCCCCAACGATGCCAGCACAGAAAATCGAAGCTCAGACCAAGAAAGCGCAAGTGAAGACATCGAACTTGAGAGCTTGGAGGACTTTGAGCATTTCCTCATGAGTGGTGAAAGTTTATTCCATTACCCTTTAGTGGGAGAGGAGGAGacagaaagggaggaggaagacGAAGAGATacaagaggagggaggggaggaggaggaggaaggggaggaggaggaagaggaagaggaggaggaggaggaggaagaagaacagCCTCGGGCGGGTCCACAAGGCAGTGGCGGCAACCATGAGCAGTATTCGTTCGAGGAGGATCAGGCGCTGGAGGAGTGGGTTTCCTCAGAGACATCTGCCCTGCCCCGACCTCGCTGGCAGGTCGTTACTGCTCTTCACCAGCGGCAGCTGGGTTCACGTCCCCGCTTTGTATATGAGGCCTGTGGGGCAAGAGCCTTTGTGCAGCGTTTCCGCCTGCAATATCGTCTTGCAGACCATGTCGGCTGTGTCAATACTGTACACTTTAACCAGCGTGGCACCCGGCTGGCCAGTAGCGGTGATGACCTAAAGGTGATAGTGTGGGACTGGGTGCGGCAGAGGCCAGTACTGAACTTTGAAAGTGGTCACACAAATAATGTCTTCCAGGCCAAGTTCCTTCCTAACTGTGGTGATTCCACTCTGGCCATGTGTGCCCGTGATGGGCAGGTACGGGTAGCAGAATTAATTAATGCATCATATTTCAACAATACTAAGTGTGTGGCCCAGCACAGGGGACCTGCCCACAAGTTGGCTCTGGAGCCTGACTCTCCTTATAAGTTCCTCACTTCAGGTGAAGATGCTGTTGTCTTCACCATTGACCTCAGACAAGACCGGCCAGCTTCAAAAGTTGTGGTAACAAGagaaaatgataagaaagtggGACTGTATACAATTACTGTGAATCCCGCCAATACCTACCAATTTGCAGTGGGCGGACAAGATCAGTTTGTAAGGATTTATGACCAGAGGAGAAttgataagaaagaaaacaatggcGTGCTCAAGAAATTCACTCCTCATCATCTGGTTAATTGTGATTTCCCAACAAACATCACCTGCGTTGTGTACAGCCACGATGGCACAGAGCTGCTAGCCAGCTACAATGATGACGATATTTACCTCTTCAACTCCTCTCACAGTGATGGTGCTCAGTACAGTAAGAGATTTAAGGGACACAGAAATAATACCACAGTCAAAGGTGTTAATTTCTATGGCCCCAGGAGTGAGTTTGTAGTGAGCGGTAGTGATTGCGGGCACATCTTCTTCTGGGAGAAATCATCCTGCCAGATCATCCAGTTCCTAAAGGGGAACAGAGAAGGTACAATAAACTGCCTTGAACCCCACCCTTACCTACCTGTGTTGGCGTGCAGTGGCCTAGATCATGATGTCAAGATCTGGACACCCACAGCTAAAGCTGCCACTGAGCTTACTGGGTTAAAGAAGGTGATTAAGAAGAACAAGTGGGAACGAGATGAAGATAGCTTGCACCATGGCAGCCTGTTTGACCAGTACATGCTTTGGTTCCTCCTGCGTCACGTGACACAGAGAGGTCGTCACCAGGACTGGAGAAGTGGTGAAGCCGAATTTCCAGATGAAGAATCGGATGAGTCTTCCAGCACCTCAGAGACATCCGAGGAGGAGGTCCAAGACCGAGTGCAGTGCATGCCATCCTGA